Below is a window of Drosophila nasuta strain 15112-1781.00 chromosome X, ASM2355853v1, whole genome shotgun sequence DNA.
TCTCACGGCAAAAGTGTTctctctttttaattttttatactaCGAGATTTGGTAAATACCACAATAACATTTCAACGGTCAAGGATGACCAagaaaaaatagaattgaGGTTATCATGCTAGAAACACACATTTATAAAGATAACTTTATCAGAAGTTGGAAAAAATATGGTCGtaaaaaattacacaaaacaaGTCGAACTATTAAAGGCATTTTTACCAGCCAAGGCTAGGAAAAACTGTTTAGAACCTTCTCTTAAATCAATTTCTCGTGAAAAGCAATACTCACTTAAatcatttcttattttatcTACTAGCGTATATGTAtcaatatatatgaaattatagATAATATTAGCTTATGTGTAGGCAAATAATAATGACAAAGCTGTGACTCACCCAAATTTGCCAATGCTAATTGTAGAACCAGTGTAAATCCAAAAAGGACACTAAATATAATAGTAAAAGCACGCATTTTAGCAAACACACaagaataaaaaatgtaaaaaaaaagcgtGTCCCGAAAAACAAGCGAGTCCgataagttttgttttgtttagcGCGGCATATGCAAACCACTTGCAATCGATTAACAAGTATCAACTGACAATCGCGCAAGACTATCGATCGAACGAAGCTTCGGCAAGTGAACGACTAAAATGTAATGAACGAACGTGGCGTGGACAATGTGGCGATGAGAGCCTGAGCCCAAAATGGTGACGCTATTAATACCTATTTGGGTTTATCTTATCGCTAAATTGTGCGCAAATTGAATGTTGCCAAAGTAATTTACACAGGCGCAgtcataaacaaaaatgaaatcagtagaaaacaaaaaaataacgcAAGGCGCACATATTGATAGAAGAGATTTACTCCCACATTTCACGcattgtatactatatattctatataacatatatgtatattgttaaTCGCTTATGTTTGCATTCATTTTGAAAGGATTATCATTAGGAGTGTACgtgcatttatttacatatatggGCGTTCATCTTATCTGCCGGGATCCACATAcccatatactatatacccACTCGATTAGTCAATctaaaaatcatttttgcaATAAACTGTATTGATAACGCTCGATATTGTTTTATCTTTCATTTATGATTGCTTTACTGTATccaataaaaagtaaaaattttaCACAAGCTCATCGCGAAGTGCATATATTACTATCGTTAGTCAAGCAAAAGccttattttagtattaaacaaaagaatataaatatatgtatatgggtaaatatataaaaaaagaaaattccTTATGCACATAATATCACATGTTTGTAAGACTATCTTAtactatttttagtatttgcactattataaatgtaacaacctattttattaaaactagTATGTACAATATTTGCAGCTAACAAGAAAACTGATCAAAGCATagaaagagatggagacaCATACACGAAAATGTATATTTCTATCTTTGTCGGTAATTCTGTGATTGTGGGCtagttgttattgctattgtgACTAAACACTTTTGCGGACTGCTTCACAGTGCTGTTAATCATGGCCATAATATCGGAAATGTCATCATCCTCCCCTGTCTCTGTCTTCACTTCCACCTCTTGAAGTTCTGCTTTTGGTGGTATGCTCACAAGACTATTTGAATTCAGCTTTGGTTTCACATCTTCATCAACGTCGTCATCATCGAACTTAAGTATTAAGTTTAAATCAGATTCCTGGCTTTCAGTGTCTTTATACTGCATCTTTGGCTTTTCACGACGCTGCTTTGCCTTAAGCTCCACGTGCTTTGTTTTGGATTCCAATGCTTTGCGCTTTCTGTGAGTAAAACAATCAGTCAATAAGGTGTACTTCatataaatatcataaatcCAACCTGGAGCGTTTAGAAGTTTCTTTGAACTTATCCACTTGTGGTGAAACGTTAGCCATCGGCTTGACCTCTTCAGCTGGTGCTTCTTCTTTGACAATCATTTCTACGCCAATGCCGTTAAGTGCACGATCGACCTCCGCATAGTTGGATACTTCATTCATTATTCCCTTATGCTTCACTTGATAAGCCGTCTCATCGAAATGTTCGGTGGCCACCGTAGCTATTCGAAAATCAAAAGATTAATATACTTGTAATGTTGAATAATATTGCCTACTAACTTCGACGAAGTTTAGCGCCTTCCAAGCGATACTGCTTTATTTCTACATCCTTTTTCTTAATCACGTCAACCAACTCGTCAACGGTGTCACTCAAATATGACGCCGCATGCAGTGTGTCCTTCAACAAGGCCTGATAGAACTGCAATGTAAAGGGAATGTTTTTTAGAGTAAAGCCGACATTCAGAAGTGATCAATGTAACAAAAAGTACAATGCCGAGAATCTCCAACCATTATTTAAGATCTTTAGCATTGTATAGCTTTCTGTTTTGAATACAAGATGTTACCGTCTCCACGTTGATGACGGACAGATGCCACTGCCAGTTGAGCACAGTGCGTGCCTCACCCACATGGTACTTAAGAGCAAGCACAGTGCGTTGCTCTGACTCCTTTTGAGCATCCCCGATCTCGCTGTTGCTCTCACTCCCGCTGCTGTCATCATGCACATTGGCAACGCTCAACTTGGCCTCCACAGGCTGCGCACCAGCAATGGCAGAGCGAATAACAGTCTCCGACATGTAGACGCGCTTATTTGTTTTctaagcaaatgaaattatattaatacactgtagatgaagaagaagaagagacgTACACGAACGCGCGGCACAAACTTGATGGCAGACAACTGTTCTGTGTAAGTGATGCCAGTCTTGATGTCCAAGCAAAAGATCTCTGCGGCAGCTCCCTCGGTGACTTTAACGCTGGCAACTATGTGCACATCACTACTTTGAATTATTATCACAGTCATTTtggttataataataattaaacaacaaaaaaaattaataatcaaatattattgcaCACAAATCAGCTGTCACGCCGAACGATAGGACAAATGATTTCGTTAGACACATCCAAAGCGATGGCACTATCGGGGCATCGATATTTTTGCATTGCCATTCACACCGATAGCATCGATAACACATCGTTGATTAACCGAAAGGCGCCAAAACTTAAATTcttgtaatttaaaatgccagtttgtttgctttttgtttgtaatCATATCTTGTTTAATTGTaatacttgtttttgtttttaatattattaaaaaattcagtGTTTCTccatttgttttcttttgttttgtcgaTTAACtagtttgtatttgtatttcaattttactACTGAAAGAAAATAGCTACTGCTAGATAATACCACTCGAATAcaatacacatatttataatattttttactttatatacGTAACTAAGATGCGta
It encodes the following:
- the LOC132797271 gene encoding uncharacterized protein LOC132797271 codes for the protein MTVIIIQSSDVHIVASVKVTEGAAAEIFCLDIKTGITYTEQLSAIKFVPRVRKTNKRVYMSETVIRSAIAGAQPVEAKLSVANVHDDSSGSESNSEIGDAQKESEQRTVLALKYHVGEARTVLNWQWHLSVINVETFYQALLKDTLHAASYLSDTVDELVDVIKKKDVEIKQYRLEGAKLRRTTVATEHFDETAYQVKHKGIMNEVSNYAEVDRALNGIGVEMIVKEEAPAEEVKPMANVSPQVDKFKETSKRSRKRKALESKTKHVELKAKQRREKPKMQYKDTESQESDLNLILKFDDDDVDEDVKPKLNSNSLVSIPPKAELQEVEVKTETGEDDDISDIMAMINSTVKQSAKVFSHNSNNN